A window of the Trichoderma asperellum chromosome 4, complete sequence genome harbors these coding sequences:
- a CDS encoding uncharacterized protein (EggNog:ENOG41), translated as MERKGPAIQGTTDFGLSGHSTTITLHGHPYSNQVLLPSSYTQRRTVSDAHYNMMANSQYMTESAYNFSSMEDALHAQPAARSLKIADSEQEAYRPTKARKTVRKTKISKRGEHTKFLSRALSVISSVPQTVVLKNAELFATRATEVRLDEADKAGKIKRPLNAFMLYRKFYQDVAKTCCTKNNHQQVSTVCGDSWKNLESSQLVREFTRLAAEERKRHVEAFPSYKYDPLHSKKRDDKDSMLSLPLDKGDFEHSGDRALPEDNKVKRKKKDLSEHHGSLQLGNEMYPPTFDDQQVFMARPYPPQAYWTPALQVQPAPYYTGNYVDHDQFQGLHVWSSEDSLHGGNAQPLITGLQGVPMERGLSVQKICVDPKLFYCPPSSKYDLPNSSSSAAQEQWNQGGPSEASHTDPVIPGVDVRGSYDAYLKGTDSDWKVEHLEEPSQFDDWMSQVEGGI; from the exons ATGGAGCGTAAAGGTCCCGCGATTCAGGGGACTACAGATTTCGGCTTGTCTGGCCATTCTACCACCATAACGTTGCATGGCCATCCCTACTCAAACCAAGTTCTCCTGCCG TCATCTTACACACAGCGACGTACAGTGTCTGATGCTCATTATAATATGATG GCCAACTCGCAGTATATGACTGAATCAGCGTACAATTTTTCTAGCATGGAAGATGCTCTCCATGCTCAACCGGCTGCTAGGAGTTTGAAAATCGCCGATTCTGAGCAAGAAGCGTATCGTCCAACCAAGGCACGAAAAACAGTAAGAAAGACGAAAATCTCAAAGCGCGGAGAGCATACCAAGTTTCTTAGCAGAGCACTCTCTGTGATATCGTCTGTGCCTCAAACTGTTGTGCTGAAGAACGCCGAATTGTTTGCTACCCGCGCGACCGAGGTACGGCTAGACGAAGCTGACAAGGCCGGGAAGATCAAGCGGCCTCTCAATGCATTCATGCTTTATCGCAAATTTTATCAAGACGTTGCCAAAACGTGCTGCACTAAGAACAACCATCAACAGGTTTCGACCGTTTGTGGGGATTCTTGGAAGAACCTCGAGTCCTCACAACTTGTTCGTGAGTTTACTCGTCTGGCggcagaggagagaaaaaggcacGTAGAGGCCTTTCCCTCATACAAGTATGATCCTCTGCATTCAAAGAAGAGGGACGATAAAGACTCGATGCTGTCCTTGCCACTGGACAAGGGCGATTTTGAGCACAGCGGTGATCGAGCTCTGCCCGAGGACAATAAAGTGAagcggaaaaaaaaggatttatcTGAACACCATGGGTCCTTACAGCTGGGCAATGAGATGTACCCACCCACTTTCGACGACCAGCAGGTCTTCATGGCTCGGCCCTATCCCCCCCAAGCTTACTGGACTCCTGCTCTACAAGTCCAGCCTGCTCCATACTATACGGGGAACTATGTAGATCATGATCAATTCCAAGGATTGCATGTTTGGTCCAGCGAAGATTCTTTGCACGGTGGAAATGCACAGCCTCTCATCACTGGTCTGCAGGGAGTCCCAATGGAGCGTGGTTTGAGTGTTCAGAAGATTTGCGTCGACCCCAAGCTTTTTTACTGTCCGCCCAGTTCGAAGTATGATTTGCCCAACAGCAGCTCGAGTGCAGCACAGGAGCAGTGGAATCAGGGAGGACCTTCTGAGGCATCACACACAGATCCAGTGATCCCTGGTGTGGATGTAAGGGGTTCTTATGATGCATATCTCAAAGGAACTGACAGTGACTGGAAAGTGGAACATCTAGAAGAGCCTAGTCAGTTTGACGACTGGATGTCTCAGGTTGAAGGGGGAATTTGA